In Metopolophium dirhodum isolate CAU chromosome 9, ASM1992520v1, whole genome shotgun sequence, the genomic window GCTTTACTAAACTTCTTCTTTCATTTTTCTATGCTTTATATGCTTATTTAAATTAAGGTGTTGgaggaatttttaatattaaagccacatatataatttaaatgtggtATGATATAGGTTCAACTGCCGACGAAGACGAGTTGCGTATGGACGATGAAGAAATCGATCGTATATTTGGAGATGCAACTAGTGGTTACGATACACCATCTATCGTTACCATAAAAGAAAGCAACACAGAAGTTACAGATATTGATTGGGAATACAAATTGCCTGACCCTCCTTCGGCATTTAGAGATGACCATTCTCCTGCAATGACGATGTTCGATACAGTAACCATCGGTAACCTTAAAGACGTTGTCCTTCAAGAGGAACCTACTGTTAATCCAATTGAAGTGAAAAAAGATAGCATCGCAGTTGAAGagtctgtaaaaaaaataattggggACGAATACCATTGTTTCCCTCAAGACTCAGGAATTGGATCAGATGATTCATCGTTGCCGTCAAGTTGTGAAGAAAAAATACACGCTGATGAAAAACCCGTTAAAACTGTTGAACCAAAAGAATccaaactaaataattttaaaattgtggcTTACGATGAAGATTGCTCTAGACCCACAGAGATATTCTGTGATGAGTCGGTTAAAACGTGGAAGACAACACAAATAGCTCGAGAATCAAATCCTGCATACAAAACGCAAACCCCGAACTCCGTTAATAGACACAAATCGTTTAGTATGGATAGAACTAACTCGTCCGTAACAGTCAAACGGAGTACGTCACATATAAGTCTCTTGAGTGGTAATATAAAACCATCCAATCGGTTGGCCAAACACTATATTGGACGAACTTATTCTTCTGAACGACTTAATTATGATGATGAGTCTCCAGTGAAAAGATCGTTCAGCGTAGACAACATAACAGAAGGTTAGTTAacaatttccatttttatttatctaagttTAAAATGACTATTACTTGTTTTATTGTAGATGTGCGAGAAAATTGTCAAGACGACAATGACAACGaaataataccaaaaaaaattgaacctaCATTAGAACAATCTTCTCCCTTACACTCCCTCcaggtattattattaagcaatttacttataatataacgatataagtagattataatataaatataatgaacataattgttaaattaaaactaaaacaattattattgtgtttcagATATTAAAAACGATTCTCCCCCAAATTGAAGATCATaaagaaaataccaaaaataataatttaaggtaaaaaaatattttttgtatgggTGATCATAAATTTGATTCTAATTTTTCAGCAAGCAAacctaaataatttagattctgaaattaataatttgcaaataaaaaataccacgTATGAGGCAAACATATACAAAGAAAGAGGAACTAAATGcagttatattatgcattatatttatgtttgatattatacttcataaataatggtttaaaaaataaatattgcttttACACAAGGAATTAGTAGGTACTGAACTGTTTATAATTTACCCTAAGAATTGAAAAAatcaaatgattaaaattaaaacaaatttttaatagattcaAATACGTTCACGTTCAATTTACGTTCACGGTTAGTTACTGATATAGcagtaatttcaattttgatgTAATGGGCCACTACTGCTATAGTAGTAATTTACATGAAATTTCCAATGGTACTAAATGAAACTAGACATGTGACTGACCCGTTATGTTCACTCATAATATGTTTGGGcacagataaatattaaattctttttttgaataatttttgttggtattttattaatttgaacaattttcTGAGGAGggtaaatgaataatataaaaagtgaaGTGTCCGTGAAGgtgttaaatacaatattcttCATACTACACTAACAGTAACTCTACTAACAACAACAATGTCAActggttttgtttttttcggtaaatttgaattatgaGAGGTGTCACtgtgtcagcgcactatttgttttttctttgtCGGTCTGACCTACGCAcaacatatttcaaatatatgataaatttagttttgacttatgagtatgtaaaaattacaattttaaaatgctcgtATATTACAgaacaatttaaatatcgtactcaatgtttgataatagaaagctaacaacacaaaaacACGTCTCGCTGAATACAAATTTGCAATGTtctgcgtgggtcagagagagaaaacaaatagtgcgcagAAATCCgtttaaattgaatttgttgATTCACTTcacattaaatatacataatatatgatttaacaAGCAATACACCtccaaatatgcaaaataaaatttggtgtGATACGAAACGTCGACATTTTGAACCATGTGCATACTGTCTTGTGCATACACGATAAACAAACATacaaatgcataatatgatTCCATCTCTactcattataatacatatattgttattatagtatatattttgttttactttcaTGATTTCGtttgcattttattataacGTGTAAGAAAATTCAACAATGagcttatgaaattaattaatttgtcttAAGAAGCGTTATAATTACggaggtatttaaaatataatttaaaataaatttatttgttttaaagtagtatattttctatgtatttatcaatattaataggGACTGAGTTAACGAtcgaaattttgtatacatgaTACCTACGATGCCGAGTTTGTGTTTGCCCAATAAAAtcctttatttatacataatatacattacacgGTTATTTGAATTGGGTTATTTTAATctatctatttaatataatatgtaggtacacatgtagtatacactatatatttcaTGTCTAATTTCAATACgaattattttacagttttgaTGAAGTTTCCAATATTCCAAATACATCACTTTCGGAAACaatatcagaaaaaaacaaCGAAAGTCCGTTTAATGAGAATCTACTCGAAACGAATGTGTCAAAACCAAAAATAGAAACAACCGAGTTCAATGAATTTCGAACGCGGGTGGCTTTTCTGAAACCCAAGTGTCAAGAAGTTATGTGTGAGGAAAAACCTGTGACGGTGGAGACGCCAGCTGCCGTAACACACGTTCAATCCAAAAATAAACTTCACGAAGAGTccagtaaaatcaatatattaaatttacaacgtGAATTTCGTAACGACAAACCGGAAGCCCAAATACCGGTCAATAAAGACGAAAAGGTTAAGAGGTATTTATACACGGGCCCCCCGAAAATCAGTCTGTCCACGTGGAACGAACGTCCCAAAAGGCAGGTAAGCATCAAAACCGACCGGGACTACGTCATTGGCATTAGACAGAGGTTACAGCGAAAGGCCGACGGCGAAGACACGAACAAGTCGTTGGACGATGACTACAACTGCAATAACAAGCCCGTGTCCAGGGTTCCGATAGTGAAGTCGGTCGAACTGAAGAAACCCTACGCTGAACAATTGCAAACGGCCAGCCCGGTGTTGGCCCTGTCCGAAGCGATCAAAGCTCAAGCCAAACTCAGCAACGGCTACAGTTACCACGGTAGTGCGATCGTGTTGACGGGTGAAAATGACGACAACGTAACATTAAGACCGTTGGAAAAGAAATCATCCGCTGACCGCAGCTCGTACACTTTTGGCAAGCTAATGGGCCGGTCTAGGAAACCCAGGGAAATTTCAGCGAACGTCGATCCCAGGGAAAATCTACTCGAGTCGATCCGGTCGTTCGGAGGTAGAGACAACCTAAGGAAAATTAGAGCATAGTTCCAACAGACTTATCACTACTAAACACACTAACATTTTACTCGATTATTATCAAATGGTTCGAAATCCTTATAACATCATATATTATCGGCCCTTGTGTAGTAGatagttttatttgtttcgCATTAGAAGACGCCTCAAAGACGTCACACTAaagtcaattatttttaaaggtttCCATAACCTGTGGCTCATCATAAATTGTCGAATGGTGACTGCAGTTTACAATATGACATGTCCAAATGCAGAAATAAgactttgaataatattgtcatcCACTCGTGCAATTTGCTCTTGTTCcttgatttttataaacataattttcagATCAAAATTACGAAACCAAAATGTGTACTCTGTTTCTGATTATTGCGATTTGTTTATTGAAttcgtaaattttattttgttggagATCGCCAAAGTTAATTCGAATAACCGCATTATATACTACTTGGCGCCCAACAAAACTTTTCGTTTGCAATCAGTTCTGTTTTCTGTGTTTCTGTTGTAATTGAAACACTGACTAACACCTACTGATGCTCATTATAGGTGtaataccttttttaatttaggtgtcctatttatttatttttcttttgtgttTATACAAAGTTATAGGctcgataacaatattaaagtCATAACCAGAACCAAATATTTGtgacaatttgtattttcattatatattttactcattTGCTCAATATTTCTAAAGTTATAGATATcgtttaaaattactaattttggAGTTGTTTTCGTTAAccaaaatgatattttaaataatattattatattttacgtaccTACGTTATTATTGCAAATGATTCACTATAATAGTCGTTTATTAGatagattattattgttacgacCTTTAGGAGCCAATATAAAAGTGgtcattgttatttatattgtatgtagtatgtatttcattttttttttttatgtatttgtttaataGAATAcactttaatacattatttatactgatactaatacaaatattggaatttaattaaagggaaaatattaaaacacccaAAGTTTAtagactaaatattatgtacatttttattattattttatgtttgattgTTTTgtgttatgtaaataaaataatgtacactgttatattttaatgttattatttgggaAATCGTACCTAATAATGAACAGttatgaataataacaatataatattttaccaatgttttatcttaaatattGGTGAAAACCCAAATGAGTACCTACAAGACCCAACCTTTTTATATCTATTCAGTTAAATAGgtagttcaatttttatatatagatatagagtaaaatataatagacgCTTGACACTAACCTATGTTCAAAGTAAAACtataacaaacaattattttatattaatgacaattaaataagtatattatttacatcgaCATAAATCTATACCcagatcaaaaaataataaattccacagaatatttttattatatttattggttcaacgatttatataattattaacacgttatttaattaattcataccggctttaaaatttaatttaaatttaattccagAGATCAAATTTATACTTGTCGAGCAaaagcagtatattatattaactacacGCCTACACGtgcgttaaataatttaatactattcgaaagaattaaatcaaattattttaaacacacatTCGTTTAATGTTTCAAAacgtcaattttaaatattgatcaaaacgaaattgaataaaaaaaacaaaaaggttGTTTTCTGAATATTGAATGTCTAGTGACctgacatttttgaaaaatattgactgTAATCGCAACAGTCTGATCAGAGTGACTTGGGGATAAAATAATTTCgttaaagaattattttttttttatcataatttctTTATTAGGCAATCCGTCACAATAGTTCAACAATATGCTTATTTGATAATGATATTAGTACACACAGGAAACACAGAATGAAGAGACCTCCCAGTGGAGGTACCATTTGAGAATTGAGagtaatattattgcattgttttaataatatagaatcatAGACCAACAAAGCTGTTtacatgatttaaaattaaataggtacttaacaaTCATACTCTGGCAACTGACAAGCGACAAGGTGTTGGTACATTCTTTACCGGAATAGAGACGTGTTTGAACTTgtggaaaaaataaacaataatttggaGATCACACGCACTCGTCTGTATAGCAcacaataaaatagaaaaacaaaacatattatcaaaaatattgcgATCGACCTACTCCATATACAATTTTGGTTAatacatcaaattatataatattattatggtttactGTATCGTACTATATTGCGAGTGACGTGTGTAGGTAATATACAGCTTTACATAGTGGGTAgatatgcatttattttaagtttaccGAGAGAATAATATGTATCAGTACCTACGCAAAAACAAAAACGAATCATcccactaatataatataagttcctTTTATAGTGTGAACAATAGACTATATAATGCTCAAAACGTTATGTTATTGTCTCGGCCGACGAGATGAAAATATCGACATTAATcgtgaaaataaaaactctTTGTCTTAAGTCGTTCTTTGtcaaaactgtatattatattatgcttggGTAATATAATCACcaatatataactaaataataataaactatcaaATTAAAATCCAGACCCACATTTACGCAAGTGCATGATGCGGGCACTTGGCCCCAACAATTTAGGTGCCCCGTAATGGAACCCATATTTCCTCattatattacaaacatttaaaatagaattttttttttttttagatacttaccttaaaatctatattaaaataattgtttttctatcGGATCGTCTTCAAATTCAATGTTCAATAGAACATTAGGCAATAATGGTTATTTAATCACACAACTTTGTGCCTGGACTCGAAAAAGAGAAATCATGGTTGCGGCATAGTTTTTAAGTAAACAAAACGATGAGAAACGTTCATTATACTAcggtattaattaatatcgaaCGCATTAGACATAGACTTTTGACATTAGATTTACAGAGTGGGACAGTTGTAGGTACAGACTTCCTTTTCGGGATATTCACGCCGCCCCACACCCCatgtacgtttttattttaagtcttgctggatatatcatattatagagaTATACAGTGTACACTTaggtatatgttttaaaaatgtttaatttaaaaatttactctTTTACTTTCTCGGTAAAAATTAAGCCCTTAAACCAcacattataaattttaatataatattgtttattattataattaattatgaataactgTAGCTTATATAAAATGCAACTGGATTgtcatggattttttttttaatttccctCGAGGAATAATACCTGCCCCACAGTAAGAAAACCAAAGAATCCTTCAaccaaatatttgaattttttggccaaattaaaaaaataacacttcaACCGCAGTACTATTTACATTGACCATATTTGTGACATAATTAGGCCGtgattataagtataaattctataaaattctaTACCCATGTCGTGAGGAGAGTTCGAGAACATTTACATTTCATGGGCGTGGCATGCGGTCCtgggtattaatttttttagtcattttCGTTGTGTCCATCGCTGTAAACACGCCGaatatattttcatgaaaaatagaaagtttttatttgttttgttttagcgTTACTTTAGTAGCCTTACTATATAGTGGTTGGTATTGTTTCTTCGCATGCTAGAGAATCAAGAGAATCAATAATATTCATGTCCTCAATTTCTTTCTCATTTTCAAAAACCGTGTTTCCTTCCGTacagataattatatttattatcaaaatattaaattaaattattattattttaatggtaggtacttatatggtAGAAATATGATTTAGACTTGCACAGGCTGCCTATGGTAGGCCCCGGGCATGCTGTaattaattatagaaatacTACGCAGCTATaaacagtttaattttattaaaaatatgttgagaatacaaatttgattattagcatttctattttaatcatatttaattaaactttatatttttgctactttttattattatatgtatatcttaaaatataacaatttataggaAATCTTTTCTTGTTTTTATTCAGGAAAATCAGATTAAtaacaagaaaaataaaatttgacatgtaaaaatatatgaataatttatccCATTAGGCAGGGCTTCTGGTGGGGTAAATGAGTTATAACAGAcgttaaaaattcaaacataatattattattttagattcagagctgatgtatttattttacaatgatggatGATTTTTATGAGTGTACTGTTACGTATaccctataaaatatatgtataatattgagcgtatataatacattagcACACATTACGAATGGAGTGGTGACACAACAAATAATGCAATTAATATCGTGAGCATGCTGAGGTCGGTGCGAAGAGTGTAGTAGCGAATACAGTATTGATTTAATCAAACGataaaagtattgttaaattattgtcatttgtcaCACGTCTCTTTTCGGAAAAATCGTAAACTCGATGTCCACGAGAAAGGATACGAATCGACCAGAATACCAAATTATGTTACGAGACCCGTAAACCCACCTTGTACAGTAAAGTCGCTCTACCACCACTCTTAATGATAAGATCGTATATAAGGGagactgataaaataaaatataataacattaataaacatttggtaattATTTAAGCATCTCTACCAGGGGCGCCCGCAGAAAATCAGCTCAGTGGGTGcacaattaaatttatgttatacatacatattatgtagtcacatatttacattattatacactgattttttgttcattaaaaaaaatcccaGTGGGTGCAATGGCACCCACTGGCCCCTCTTTGTTGGCGCCCCTGAtctctacggttattcgtttttgaattacaacaaaatatgaaaaatcgaTTGAAAAGAAATCTACTGGCGAATATCCAAcgccaaaaaaatttaactccgaactctcataaaaaataaatttgactatccgttacacttttttttataagtagtttatacttatgacacattttttgttacattattaaaccttagatataaaaagaatattttttatgaatttcttactacaaaataattagctaattttcgtgattttgataaattcctTCACGTTTgtgcgtgaaaaaaaaaatgtaattacaattgtatagaaatattatattgtaaaatcactCCGCTCATAATCTGAAATACATATTTCATTACCTAATTAGATTTATTAGGTCTAGGTatctattacaaaataaaaactgttggTCAATATTGTTTTTCAGGTACTTAGCAAAGGTACAACATAATACTTTAATCAGCTACATTTGTTATTACTTGTTAGTTATTACCAATATAACCTggtaaattaaatagttattacttattagtcatAACTTATAATGATTGGATATATTGTACACTTGTATTTTATATCCAAtcaaaaaaacctaaataactATGTTAATTTCAGTGCAGCTTACAGAGGGCATTCATCAATGGTTATTTAATCTGTCTGGACCAATGCCGTGCAGAATCAGCTAGGCGCtgatataattgatattatttaatagtttaatctcaaaaataacaactattgttTATCCATCTTGAATCTTGATATTATGTatgtctgaaaaataaataagtttattaaaactCCTTTTAAGATACGCATaggcaatataatatgcagtgtcGCGGTTAGTGGTAACCTTATCagaataaattgataaaatattaaaatatgatatgggtcgaaccacggactaagatatcttATTCCGTGGGTCCAACGAACGAGAGTCGGTATCACgcaataagttattattacaaaatctcATGATAATACGATAGGAAGCTTTCACGCACATTCAAATTTCTAACTTCAAAGTTTACATGTACTTACTGCGTTGATACACGGCATATTCGGGTTCTCGAGTCTCGGCAGTCAGCAAATacttcaaaatatcaaatactgtAAGTATGACATTTATAGTATTGGACTACATATCATCAAATAGGTACGGAGTCACAGGGCTTTCTTCACCGGCATTTCAGATTGGACTGAGTACCTCTTAAACTCCCAAATGTGAATACTACTGAATATTAATGGATTTAACCCGTCCATTAActtttaagtacataatattatattggtttttttttttcgtatacagcgtttaaaaaaaattctgtcaATCACACTCGTTGACAATGCAATCCAAATATAAGTTGACCAAATCAATTGTGAGGTGGTTATGTACCTGTCATTGTTCCTGCATAAACACTACCACTTCGAGGATACTTGAAACGTGACAAATATAATG contains:
- the LOC132951860 gene encoding uncharacterized protein LOC132951860 isoform X3; this translates as MSLQMPVTEDTPPDMLSGAMDLNVILPNGSVIKMSVERSTPMMDLLVQITTAHKLSPGSHALHAIGDRGVLPYKPSTPIGALDTWTVNIVPKNLSKNGRYQSQSIMKCITKPFEQTFRLQVHLPRNQLYVSRISPKTQLNKILKQVCFEKNLDPAKYTLRKPDKLNEPLDLSKTLVEYKLQQLSLVLNTNSTLIGSLSSDDIMSRAPKKFSCDDSLSSGSLGGRSLSPTRSDESSDTPRRHPLMVKVLPSRPVRKRRLAPKPPSQTRNTQEQTIISHSRNSSDSSGYHESSVLSDAVDSSSVGMMRSGNFSPTKTSGPTMSRSMTNLQACGQNQNQFSEIPFMSNNIGQSKHSVSTTSLISIQSRKKKAAPLPPLANKPKLAPPQEESESEPETQRKSQTLPVTTKLYIADPQEKSKTVSRIELNNNLVEPNLSPATSSLSSLSRSDVDRDLTEPTSPTSSIVIGCKYLSKLEVKSKRPAPKPPIRSSTINRPQASSQPGDLTTVPRLSSGSTADEDELRMDDEEIDRIFGDATSGYDTPSIVTIKESNTEVTDIDWEYKLPDPPSAFRDDHSPAMTMFDTVTIGNLKDVVLQEEPTVNPIEVKKDSIAVEESVKKIIGDEYHCFPQDSGIGSDDSSLPSSCEEKIHADEKPVKTVEPKESKLNNFKIVAYDEDCSRPTEIFCDESVKTWKTTQIARESNPAYKTQTPNSVNRHKSFSMDRTNSSVTVKRSTSHISLLSGNIKPSNRLAKHYIGRTYSSERLNYDDESPVKRSFSVDNITEDVRENCQDDNDNEIIPKKIEPTLEQSSPLHSLQILKTILPQIEDHKENTKNNNLSFDEVSNIPNTSLSETISEKNNESPFNENLLETNVSKPKIETTEFNEFRTRVAFLKPKCQEVMCEEKPVTVETPAAVTHVQSKNKLHEESSKINILNLQREFRNDKPEAQIPVNKDEKVKRYLYTGPPKISLSTWNERPKRQVSIKTDRDYVIGIRQRLQRKADGEDTNKSLDDDYNCNNKPVSRVPIVKSVELKKPYAEQLQTASPVLALSEAIKAQAKLSNGYSYHGSAIVLTGENDDNVTLRPLEKKSSADRSSYTFGKLMGRSRKPREISANVDPRENLLESIRSFGGRDNLRKIRA